The sequence cacttggtccatcaatggtcgggagtcaaccattttatattccaaccatttggcgacaatatacttggtagtatttgccttgtccacttgatatttcagatcaagggcctcccacaattgtttcgcggtttcatgaaccttgaaaacacggtagagccgttcgtccagagacatgagaacggtgttacggcacaagtagtcgccgcggcaccagttcaaatatccggcacgaatttctttgctagtctccccttccccttcactcggggttggaggtttatcctccattaagaatccggcaaaccccacggttgtgagatagaatagcatcttctcttgccaatatttgaagttcttgcctgagaacgttgaaggtttctcggcaagaccaatagttctagatgttgacgatgaagcccccgttgatgcaaacgaggaaaatattgacgacgtggttgaaccgatggttgcagaggtggtggagccatccatattgacgtcggtgtgagccatttctcgaacgtgtatcaacggcagagaaattaatcttcttgcgattgttataaccgggtacacgatcaagatattacaaaataatattttgagataatacaactcaaaataattgaaaaatattacaacgaaataatttgagaaattacaactcaaataatttgatacaactgaaatacactgtataaataaattatacgtataaacaaagtcgagtcgagatgaatctcttcccgcaagaagattatcgccccggtagtgctcttcggtttggcgtatcttccccaaaggtaaaacgactacgtctcgtcggatgtagcaccacaatccggcgagctccggcgaactaaataggatcaagaactgagcacaaatGTTTGCAGAGAGTGTTGTATgtaaatggcagaatgcaggATTTTGTTGGTGTATCTGTGTGTATTTTCTGCATGCTCACCAtaggcctatttataggcatgtggTGAGTATGAATTCAATTCATTGAATTCAACTCCGGTGGCTGGAAGCTGTAAACGTTGAAGAGgtggccggtgggcgcagcCATTGAAGAAAACTTAGCTGCAAAATTGAATACGCATGCAGAAGTCGTAGCATGcgttcttctgctgctgcttctttTTTCTGCTGCTGCATGCTGATGTGGGTATCCAAGTCTTGGCAGgcttaacatgtccaagtctacaatgccataaatcagaacactcaatcaagtaagcagaagaagttgatgcatctttattgattttagccttggcaggcttacaagctcttacaccaagtttgaaaagtccttcggaggcatagcctttccctagaaactttccccacttgcgtattacaacatagtcagatttgaaaaacaattcaaaatccttattcgtaagcctaaagcccgaaattaaattctttcggacagttggaacgtgtaatacgtctttcaatgtgatctccacgcccgacgtgagttgaagaatcacatctcccatgccaaggactttggatgtccgctcgctagcctccattatcgttttgttttccacttctttgtagttgtggaacaactcacgatttatgcatatatggacggtagcgccggtgtccacgaaccaagcgttcgggttgtccacatgattcacctcggagatcatggcagcaaagtcatcgtggttccaatcgtcgaagtccttctcgacgttgttcacgttgccatttgctttcttccgctttggcttgcggcaatccttagccatgtgaccttttttgtcacaattataacatacaccatcaaactttgatggttgatgtCCGCCTTGTTTccatttacccttattattagggttagggcgaccacgtttgttggagggtccgcctttctcggtgagattggcctttgcctccatcggagcttttcccttttgatcacgacttctcacgtgatcctccatttgaagcttggacattaatatcggcacggacatctccgagcgctcatgcttcaaaaggttttgaaatttcctccaactaggaggtaatttctctatgatgattgcaacgagcaatgcatctgccaagggcatcccttcggcttgaacctcatgtgaaagattttggaattcttccacttggtccatcaatggtcgggagtcaaccattttatattccaaccatttggcgacaatatacttggtagtatttgccttgtccacttgatatttcagatcaagggcctcccacaattgtttcgcggtttcatgaaccttgaaaacacggtagagccgttcgtccagagacatgagaacggtgttacggcacaagtagtcgccgcggcaccagttcaaatatccggcacgaatttctttgctagtctccccttccccttcactcggggttggaggtttatcctccattaagaatccggcaaaccccacggttgtgaggtagaatagcatcttctcttgccaatatttgaagttcttgcctgagaacgttgaaggtttctcggcaagaccaatagttctagatgttgacgatgaagcccccgttgatgcaaacgaggaaaatattgacgacgtggttgaaccgatggttgcagaggtggtggagtcatccatattgacgtcggtgtgagccatttctcgaacgtgtatcaacggcagagaaattaatcttcttgcgattgttataaccgggtacacgatcaagatattacaaaataatattttgagataatacaactcaaaataattgaaaaatattacaacgaaataatttgagaaattacaactcaaataatttgatacaactgaaatacactgtataaataaattatacgtataaacaaagtcgagtcgagatgaatctcttcccgcaagaagattatcgccccggtagtgctcttcggtttggcgtatcttccccaaaggtaaaacgactacgtctcgtcggatgtagcaccacaatccggcgagctccggcgaactaaataggatcaagaactgagcacaaatGTTTGCAGAGAGTGTTGTATgtaaatggcagaatgcaggATTTTGTTGGTGTATCTGTGTGTATTTTCTGCATGCTCACCATAGACCATCTCAGGTAAACCCcctatctctctctccatctctcACACTCGATCTCCTTTGCTCTCGATCTCTCTTTGCCCTAGATCTCTCTCTGCCTCTcgctatctctctctctttctccatctcACCGTGTAATGTGATGATGCCTTTTGGTATCAGATCTGGGAATTTCGTTTCCAACGCTCCACTCACCGCCGTCCAGCAACTCGTCCCGCCTCCCCACCGTCTATCCACTGCTGCGCCTGgcctcgccgtcgccgtcgATTGCAGCGCCTAGCCTCGCCGCGCTGCTGCGCCTCTCCTCGCTGCGCCGCGTATTGCTACTCCTCGCCTCGCCGCACTGTCGATTGCTGCGCCTCGACTCGCCATCGATTGCTGCCACCCATTGAGATCTCTAAATCCTGACGCCTCACCCCCCTCGTCGCTCGACTGCACCTCCGCCTCATTGTCTACGCTATCACCAGGTACACCATTTTCGACAGCACCAAACGGAGCAGCTTATTAGGTTAAGTGGTTTTGAGTAttctttgttttttaatttgctAATGTAGTTGTGATACCTATAATTTCTTCACTTTGTCTCTGCACTTCAATTTGCTAAGGTTTTTGTTAAGTTCTTCAATTTGTCTCTACATTTGCTAAGGTTTTTGtttgagaattttgaagaacCGAGAGTCTTGGAAAAGAGAGGATTTGAACCGAGAGTCAGCCACACACACACTACTGCATTCTTCAATTTCTGCTGTGAAACGTTTAAATAACGTGATTGGTTTGTTAGATTTAAATAACGATTTAACCTATGCAGGAATTGCAAAACTATCCTCGTTAGATTATACTTGACTCGGTGTTTCtgtaaattttgatttttttctttaCCTGTATTTGTTTTGGCTTGGTTAACTAAGTAATACTTCTGAATAAATTGTAATTGGCTAAATTTCAGGAAGTACTCGTACTTCTTTGTTTATGTTTTGAACTCATGTTGTGCATGTGGTGTAGCATCTAATACAAATAAGAAGATTTCAGAGCTAGATGTATACACTGTTTCTGTCACTTTATGTTATTTTTGTCAATAGCTGAATCCAGACTGTGGTGACCTCAGAAATCTTAGTTCTTAGCTGTGGGAGGTATATTCAACCGGTAAATCCTGAACTTCGTAGCTTCATTCGTTCAACTGGCATGAAACTAGAAGTAGTTGACTCTGTAAGTTCCTTATACCTCtctctcatcacaaaacatgtATTTTGCTTGACTTGGTGAAaaaattatatgttttaattcCTTGATTGTCATTGCATGCTATATATTGTAGGCTTGATTCTCAGTTTCCCAAGAGTCTTTCCTCTTACTTGATCGATCCAGTAGGGATGAGTTTAATCGACTTGATCATCGTTTAACCTAGTCCAATTCCACACATCTTGAATTATGTGACTTTTAATCAAACTGTGGTCATGGTTTCTTAATCAAACTTTTCGTGGTTACTGAAAACATTGGTTGGAATGATAGTTTATTGTTGTTTTTGGTGTATTGTAGAGAAATGCAGCCTCTACTTGCAATATATTGAACGAAGATGGCAGAATAGTAGCTGCGGCGCTTATCCCATACAGTcaagaatgaagaatgaaatAACCCTTAGTCAATGAAAAagataatttatctattttgaaGTACTGCAGAAGATGATTAATGTTTCCTCTGAATACTGGTTTGATTACCAGCTATTTGTTTTATGTTTCAGGTTTTCAGGTTTGCCACTCTCTAGGAGGCGGAACTGGATCTGGAATGGGAACTCTTCTAATTTCTAAAATCAGGGAGGAGTATCCTGACAGGATGATGCTTACTTTCTCGGTCTTTCCCTCGCCTAAGGTCTCAGACACTGTTGTTGAGCCCTATAATGCTACCCTTTCTGTTCACCAGCTTGTTGAGAATGCTGATGAGTGTATGGTGTTGGATAATGAAGGACTCTATGACATTTGCTTCAGAACTCTTAAGCTCACCACCCCAAGCTGTAAGCTTCTCTGTTTTATGGTTCGATTCATAATAGTACTGCTCGAGCTTGTTTTATTGATTTTCCACAAACATCTTCAACCTGATTATCCCATAGAGTCTAATTGCAGAAGTTGATTTTCCACAAACATCTTCTACCTGATTGCTTGCAGAAGTTGATTATCCCAGAGGGTTTCCAGCAGGAATACTGGGGTAACTTCCCCTGCATCTTTCTTTATTGCATCTTACTCTTGCCCATTGGATGATCTGGATCTCTAGTAAGTAAAAACTCTGGCTGATACTAATTATCTCAACAGGGAAGCTTTGTGCTCCATGACGGGCCTCCTTATGCAAATGGGGATTTACATATGGGACATGCCTTGAATAAGATTTTGAAGGATATTATCAACCGCTATAAGGTAATTCTggatactctttttctttttaagttgATGCTCATGAACAAAACAGCGAGAGTTTTTTGGGATTTTCTTGAACACTGTATACTTTCGTTTCATGAATGCTTGTAGGCATTTATATGACTGTGTGTACCACTTGTGCTTGAAATTTATGTGCCTAACAAACTTACTCCTCTTTTATTCCTTTTGTTAATTTTTCAGCTTCTTCAGAATTTCCAAGTCAGTTATGTGCCTGGTTGGGATTGCCATGGCTTGCCTACTCCAGTCCTGCCTTTTGAAACCCTTGAATTCTTTTCTGGATGATTCTATTAAAAATGAGTAACCTGAAAATTTTCTAATCCTGAGGTTTGCAGAAATAAAGCCCAAAAAGTTCGCTTTTAAGTTTAGAGGCTGATCTCAGATTGCAAGGCATAAGTAGGAATTTAGGTAATTTATGATATGCATGAAACTGACGGCGTTTGCTAGATGCAAATGGGGGTTGAATCTATTCTTTAATTACCAAAGTGATTTGCTCATGCACTCATGCTTTAGGTTTGTTTGCTAGATGTATAACAAAGCTCGTTGATttgtttcagttttgcagtcTATGGATCAGG comes from Salvia miltiorrhiza cultivar Shanhuang (shh) chromosome 3, IMPLAD_Smil_shh, whole genome shotgun sequence and encodes:
- the LOC131017609 gene encoding tubulin beta-1 chain-like gives rise to the protein MFPLNTGLITSYLFYVSGFQVCHSLGGGTGSGMGTLLISKIREEYPDRMMLTFSVFPSPKVSDTVVEPYNATLSVHQLVENADECMVLDNEGLYDICFRTLKLTTPSFLQSMDQDARKELTPLKLRAKAANIILEEMCRIHNMALHL